One genomic window of Moorella glycerini includes the following:
- a CDS encoding anti-sigma factor family protein, whose product MNCSQYRELLSPYLDGALPANQQRDLENHLRRCPFCREELEALRQTVNLLQAWSEEELDLPAGFEERLRSRLEATCRPWYWRLPKSWLSLAAAAAIMVAVALTAYADYFGFPHNFQARQQAPEVTREEKSQNNALQAPVVPVPDKDYAIKILDQQNITHEPERVTLPAAPLAPKREQQPVKSPQTQPVLNGRERSPVTQPGNSNFRGQKQDPDVYGTLSVNDGQTEPGTTPPGGQNGDQSPGKDGGGSGTDNTRPPGANGDRTGIDDNGRPATVPEEVYRNPEVPEANLTPAVTPGTRPGTPSSAVDKPGKPPSP is encoded by the coding sequence GTGAACTGCAGCCAGTACCGGGAACTTCTATCGCCGTACCTGGACGGCGCTTTGCCGGCCAACCAGCAACGCGACCTGGAGAACCACCTGCGCCGGTGTCCATTTTGCCGGGAAGAACTGGAGGCCCTGCGCCAGACGGTGAACCTTCTGCAGGCCTGGTCGGAAGAGGAACTGGATTTACCGGCGGGTTTTGAAGAGCGCCTGCGCTCACGGCTGGAGGCGACCTGTCGGCCCTGGTACTGGCGCTTACCGAAGAGCTGGCTCTCGCTGGCCGCGGCGGCAGCTATTATGGTAGCAGTGGCCCTGACTGCTTATGCCGATTATTTCGGTTTCCCCCATAACTTCCAGGCCCGCCAGCAGGCGCCTGAAGTTACCCGGGAAGAAAAGTCCCAGAATAACGCCCTTCAGGCCCCGGTGGTTCCGGTGCCGGATAAGGATTACGCGATAAAAATTTTAGATCAGCAAAACATCACTCATGAACCGGAGAGGGTGACATTGCCGGCCGCTCCGTTGGCCCCCAAACGGGAGCAACAGCCCGTAAAATCTCCCCAGACCCAACCAGTATTAAATGGCCGGGAAAGGAGTCCAGTTACCCAGCCCGGCAACAGTAATTTCCGGGGACAGAAACAGGACCCGGATGTATACGGAACCCTCTCTGTAAACGACGGGCAAACTGAACCGGGAACTACCCCGCCTGGAGGCCAGAATGGCGACCAGTCCCCGGGAAAGGATGGCGGTGGTTCCGGGACGGATAATACCAGGCCCCCCGGAGCTAACGGAGACCGTACCGGAATTGATGATAACGGCCGGCCAGCAACGGTCCCGGAAGAAGTATACAGAAACCCCGAAGTACCCGAGGCGAACCTGACCCCGGCGGTAACGCCGGGGACCCGGCCGGGAACACCATCCAGCGCGGTTGATAAACCTGGCAAGCCACCCTCCCCTTAA
- a CDS encoding sigma-70 family RNA polymerase sigma factor has product MILAREGEDHLHKLIQALMPEYRMVIIMRDVQGFSYEEIAATLGCSVGTVKSRLSRARQFLRQHLVREREHFAKQSVYISKGGEGR; this is encoded by the coding sequence ATTATCCTGGCCAGGGAAGGGGAGGACCATTTACATAAATTAATCCAGGCTCTCATGCCGGAATACCGCATGGTAATCATCATGCGGGATGTGCAGGGCTTTAGCTATGAAGAGATAGCGGCCACCCTGGGCTGCTCTGTGGGGACGGTAAAATCCCGCTTGAGCCGGGCGCGGCAGTTTTTACGGCAGCACCTGGTACGGGAACGGGAACATTTTGCGAAGCAAAGCGTCTATATAAGCAAAGGGGGTGAGGGGCGGTGA
- a CDS encoding RNA polymerase sigma factor, translating into MVPDEELLARSQEGDMEAFTLLVERYQKMLYTIAYRFLGNPEDAGDAAQEALVRAYKNLPGFRGQCSFKNWLQHIIANVCRDALRRLNRRPTLSLEGLQETEGVPWELAAGEAVTSGRNYPGQGRGGPFT; encoded by the coding sequence GTGGTGCCGGATGAGGAATTGCTGGCCCGGAGCCAGGAGGGCGATATGGAGGCCTTTACCCTCCTGGTAGAACGTTACCAGAAGATGCTCTACACCATTGCGTACCGTTTCCTGGGCAATCCCGAGGATGCCGGTGATGCCGCCCAGGAGGCCCTGGTGCGCGCCTATAAAAACCTGCCGGGCTTCCGGGGCCAGTGTTCCTTTAAAAACTGGCTGCAGCATATCATTGCCAATGTCTGTCGCGATGCCCTGCGCCGCCTCAACCGGCGGCCCACCCTTTCCCTGGAGGGCCTGCAGGAAACAGAGGGGGTACCCTGGGAACTGGCCGCCGGGGAAGCAGTCACTTCCGGAAGAAATTATCCTGGCCAGGGAAGGGGAGGACCATTTACATAA
- a CDS encoding DMT family transporter, which yields MALCQEAEESAVSRDHTGAARRLGYAAVLLAALLYGGNVIAGRLVAPLVPPLALAAARGVLGLMVLLPFAWREPHKPRLQDLPYMAMVGFLGISVAYGTFAWSMQNSPALNAAIIFATFPAVTLVLLAIGWHVKPGRYQIAGIIIAFTGLTLVSTQGSLDRLLALRFQPVDLVLLVNVTACALSNILGQKMMQCYSPTITSTCALFFGTLFLLPGGLWEVVHQGWYLPWIGWLLLIYMGCIIAGLAVLLNFEAINRLGCGPVAMFNNLNPLFAIALAAWILKENLSWYHVAGIILVLGGVLISLWQHHPAKETALSPENKKHLRRVFPPAGPPLL from the coding sequence ATGGCTCTATGCCAGGAAGCTGAGGAGTCTGCCGTTTCCCGGGATCACACCGGAGCCGCCCGCCGGCTGGGTTATGCGGCCGTCCTCCTGGCTGCTCTCCTTTATGGGGGCAATGTCATAGCCGGCCGGTTGGTGGCCCCCTTGGTGCCGCCCCTGGCCCTGGCGGCTGCCCGGGGTGTGCTGGGCCTCATGGTACTGCTACCCTTTGCCTGGCGGGAACCCCATAAACCGCGCCTCCAGGACCTACCCTATATGGCCATGGTGGGTTTTCTCGGTATCAGCGTGGCCTACGGTACCTTTGCCTGGTCCATGCAAAACAGCCCGGCCCTTAATGCGGCCATTATCTTCGCCACCTTTCCGGCCGTTACCCTGGTCCTGCTGGCCATAGGCTGGCACGTAAAGCCCGGTCGTTACCAGATCGCGGGAATTATAATCGCCTTTACGGGCTTAACCCTGGTATCTACCCAGGGCTCCCTGGACCGCCTGCTGGCTTTACGCTTCCAGCCCGTTGACCTGGTCCTCCTGGTCAACGTTACGGCCTGTGCCCTGTCCAATATCCTGGGGCAAAAAATGATGCAGTGCTATTCCCCAACCATTACCAGCACCTGCGCCCTCTTCTTTGGTACCCTCTTCCTGCTTCCCGGGGGTCTCTGGGAGGTAGTCCACCAGGGCTGGTACCTGCCCTGGATTGGCTGGCTGTTACTTATCTATATGGGCTGTATCATAGCTGGCCTGGCAGTGTTACTTAATTTTGAGGCCATCAACCGCCTTGGCTGCGGCCCGGTGGCTATGTTCAATAACTTAAACCCCCTCTTTGCCATTGCCCTGGCGGCCTGGATTCTCAAGGAAAATCTATCCTGGTATCACGTTGCAGGTATTATTTTAGTCCTGGGCGGGGTGCTCATCTCCCTCTGGCAACATCACCCGGCAAAGGAAACAGCCCTGTCACCGGAAAATAAAAAGCACCTCCGCCGGGTCTTCCCGCCAGCCGGGCCACCTCTCCTTTAA
- a CDS encoding 1,4-alpha-glucan branching protein domain-containing protein yields MANQENKHTGYLAFLLHAHLPFVRNLEDYISLEEKWLFEALTESYLPLLLSWEQLALEGVNFKLTLSLSPPLISMLIDPRLQERYGRYLDNLKGLAAREMERIKHDPVFHPLASFYHQRLTAIARAFNETYRGDLLSPLKRLQEQGYLEIITTCATHGYLPLMLTRESWRVQVRAALDLFADVFGRLPAGMWLPECGYTPGIENILQAEGIKYFIVASHGLLNAVPRVRTAVYAPVKVAGGVAVFGRDWETSHQVWSRTEGYPGDPLYREFYRDIGYDLDFSYLEPYLIGGIRGDTGLKYYRITGKTECKEPYDFQAARERAREHARDFLANRDRQLACWAGIIPDKPVVVAPYDAELFGHWWFEGPAWLEDVLRLAAGPDYQTRLTTLAAYLEQYPPRQEVALGLSSWGEGGYNRVWLNPANDWLYPHLHRAEKTMVTLAAGCAHPTPLQERALNQAARELLLAQSSDWPFILTSQTTVAYARRRLEEHLGNFFKICREYQNNNLDDDFLRALEDKDNLFPRLDFRLYRPGGRGLPVNYPASRKGPVILMLSWEFPPHHVGGLGIHVRDLAEALARLGVKVHVLTLAPGREALTTSKEGVYIHYLSTYQQPEAEIDFLSWVLQFNLALADAGRELIASLPGTPFILHAHDWLVAAAARELQEACSVPLVATIHATEYGRNRGLHNRIQQTIHQIEAGLVARADRVICCSRYMEGEIRRLFRPRAGIKVIPNAVRPIKVVTNPRPGQNILFIGRLVVEKGVQVLLEAMARLRHLYPEARLIIAGAGPYAGELQALAARLGMAGQVEFTGFVSEAVRNQLLASSQVAVFPSLYEPFGIVALEAMAAGVPVIVSRTGGLAEVVEDGVTGLCFNPGDVAGLERCLVTIFQDPERARELSRRARARVDQDYTWAAVARQTLTLYQELLREHSQVAS; encoded by the coding sequence ATGGCTAACCAGGAAAACAAGCATACCGGTTACCTGGCCTTCCTGCTCCATGCCCACCTGCCCTTCGTGCGTAACCTGGAGGACTATATAAGCCTGGAAGAAAAATGGCTTTTTGAAGCCCTAACGGAATCTTACTTGCCCCTCCTTTTGAGCTGGGAACAGTTGGCTCTAGAGGGAGTAAACTTCAAACTCACCTTATCCCTGTCCCCTCCTTTAATTAGTATGTTGATTGACCCGCGCCTCCAGGAGCGTTATGGCCGCTACCTGGATAACCTTAAAGGATTAGCCGCCCGGGAAATGGAGCGGATAAAGCATGACCCCGTCTTCCATCCCCTGGCCAGTTTTTACCACCAGCGGCTCACAGCTATTGCCCGGGCCTTTAATGAAACTTACCGGGGTGACCTGCTGTCACCCTTAAAAAGACTGCAGGAGCAGGGTTATCTGGAAATTATAACCACCTGCGCCACCCATGGTTACCTGCCCTTGATGCTGACCAGGGAATCGTGGCGGGTCCAGGTGCGGGCAGCTTTAGATCTTTTTGCCGACGTCTTCGGCCGCCTGCCGGCAGGGATGTGGCTGCCGGAGTGCGGCTATACGCCTGGCATCGAAAATATCCTGCAGGCTGAAGGGATTAAATACTTTATTGTCGCCAGTCATGGGTTGTTAAATGCCGTTCCCCGGGTAAGAACGGCCGTTTATGCTCCGGTTAAAGTCGCCGGTGGCGTGGCCGTCTTTGGCCGGGACTGGGAGACTTCCCACCAGGTCTGGAGCCGGACGGAGGGCTATCCCGGCGATCCCCTGTACCGGGAGTTCTACCGCGATATTGGCTACGACCTGGACTTCAGCTACCTGGAACCTTACCTTATCGGAGGTATCCGGGGTGATACCGGCTTAAAATACTACCGCATCACCGGTAAGACGGAATGCAAGGAGCCTTATGACTTCCAGGCGGCCAGGGAGCGGGCCCGGGAGCATGCCCGGGATTTTCTGGCCAACCGGGACCGGCAGCTAGCCTGCTGGGCCGGCATTATACCTGATAAACCAGTAGTGGTTGCACCTTACGACGCCGAACTATTCGGCCACTGGTGGTTTGAGGGACCGGCCTGGCTGGAAGACGTCCTGCGCCTGGCAGCCGGACCGGATTACCAGACCAGGTTGACCACCCTGGCGGCTTACCTGGAGCAATACCCGCCCCGCCAGGAGGTGGCTTTAGGGCTTTCCAGCTGGGGAGAAGGCGGTTACAACCGTGTCTGGCTGAATCCGGCCAATGACTGGCTTTACCCCCACCTCCACCGGGCCGAGAAAACAATGGTAACCCTGGCTGCCGGTTGCGCCCATCCTACTCCTCTCCAGGAACGGGCCTTAAACCAGGCTGCCAGGGAGTTGCTCCTGGCCCAGAGCAGCGACTGGCCCTTTATCCTCACCAGCCAGACGACGGTAGCCTATGCCCGCCGTCGCCTGGAGGAGCACCTGGGCAATTTCTTCAAGATCTGCCGGGAATATCAAAACAACAACCTTGACGATGATTTTTTACGTGCTCTGGAAGACAAGGACAACCTTTTCCCGCGGCTGGATTTCCGCCTTTACCGGCCGGGCGGGCGGGGGCTGCCGGTAAATTACCCGGCAAGCAGGAAAGGGCCGGTAATCCTCATGCTGAGCTGGGAGTTCCCCCCCCACCATGTCGGTGGCCTGGGCATCCACGTCCGCGACCTGGCGGAAGCCCTGGCCCGGTTGGGAGTTAAGGTCCACGTCCTCACCCTGGCGCCCGGCCGGGAGGCGTTGACGACAAGCAAAGAGGGGGTATATATCCACTACCTGTCCACCTACCAGCAGCCGGAGGCGGAGATTGATTTCCTGTCCTGGGTGCTGCAGTTCAACCTGGCCCTGGCTGATGCCGGGCGCGAGTTAATAGCCAGTTTGCCAGGAACCCCTTTCATCCTTCACGCCCATGACTGGCTGGTAGCCGCGGCGGCCCGGGAACTCCAGGAAGCCTGCAGTGTCCCCCTGGTAGCTACCATCCATGCCACTGAGTACGGCCGCAACAGAGGACTGCATAACCGCATCCAGCAAACTATCCACCAGATCGAGGCCGGGCTGGTGGCCAGGGCCGACCGGGTAATCTGCTGCAGCCGCTATATGGAAGGGGAAATCCGGCGCCTTTTCCGGCCCAGGGCCGGAATAAAGGTGATTCCCAACGCCGTCAGGCCCATCAAAGTTGTTACCAACCCCCGGCCAGGGCAGAATATCCTGTTCATCGGCCGCCTGGTGGTGGAGAAGGGAGTCCAGGTCCTCCTTGAAGCCATGGCCAGATTACGCCATCTTTACCCTGAGGCCAGGCTAATCATTGCCGGGGCCGGTCCCTATGCCGGGGAATTACAAGCCCTGGCCGCCCGCCTGGGGATGGCCGGGCAGGTGGAGTTTACCGGCTTTGTCTCGGAAGCCGTCCGCAACCAGCTCCTGGCTAGCAGCCAGGTCGCCGTTTTCCCGAGCCTGTACGAACCCTTTGGTATCGTGGCCCTGGAAGCCATGGCCGCCGGGGTGCCGGTAATTGTCTCCCGCACCGGGGGGCTGGCCGAGGTTGTGGAGGACGGTGTAACGGGCCTGTGCTTTAATCCCGGCGATGTTGCAGGCCTGGAGCGCTGCCTGGTTACCATCTTCCAGGACCCCGAACGGGCCAGGGAGCTCAGCCGGCGGGCCCGGGCCAGGGTCGACCAGGACTATACCTGGGCCGCGGTAGCCCGGCAGACCTTAACCCTATACCAGGAGCTCCTCCGGGAACACTCCCAGGTTGCCAGTTAA
- a CDS encoding DUF4912 domain-containing protein, whose translation MLEFASGFHQNALVCLPQDLHTLYVYWDFTPQRIQTLHDFFSIVKPEMKLSLRLCRRDAPLPEQELTLPALEPGGCYFYNLDPRMEYHFELGAISPAGEFVLLARTPIARTQPGGNELSFTSVIPPAVALESGLTIPLEKEPPVSIFSWS comes from the coding sequence ATGCTTGAATTTGCTAGCGGCTTCCATCAAAATGCCCTGGTCTGTTTACCCCAGGACTTGCATACCCTCTACGTTTACTGGGATTTTACCCCGCAAAGAATCCAGACCCTGCACGATTTCTTCAGTATAGTGAAGCCGGAAATGAAGTTGAGCTTGCGCCTGTGCCGCCGTGATGCCCCCCTGCCGGAACAAGAGTTAACCTTACCTGCCCTGGAACCCGGTGGCTGCTATTTTTATAATCTCGATCCCCGTATGGAGTACCACTTCGAGCTCGGCGCCATAAGCCCGGCGGGTGAATTTGTCCTCCTCGCCCGTACCCCTATAGCCCGGACACAACCCGGCGGCAACGAGTTATCCTTCACCAGTGTCATTCCCCCGGCGGTTGCCCTGGAGTCGGGCTTGACAATCCCCCTGGAGAAGGAGCCTCCTGTAAGCATTTTTAGCTGGTCCTGA
- a CDS encoding alpha amylase N-terminal ig-like domain-containing protein codes for MLLHRTSPRFCQPLAPGKLLLRLKTRRRAKQHCQVVYEDRGLQTAPMHVYARTPHYLYYQAEIELSRPGECRYFFRYQVEGEEPVYLFAGSNEQGGRPFTYRWTAADIFTIPEWIYDAVSYQIFPDRFYNGNPANDPPGTRPWGEAPTRENFFGGDLEGIQAKIPYLKFLGVNALWLNPIFASPSNHRYNTSDYLAVDPALGDTATLSRLVESLHAAGMHLILDGVFNHTGTEFFAFKDVVARGASSPYKDWYYFYDFPVRMEPRPNYTCWWDIPSLPKLKVSNPEVRNYLLQVATYWLREAGTDGWRLDVPNEIEPAFWREFRRQVKETNPQAYIVGEIWHDARFWLQGRLFDGVMNYLFRDLVLDYFARRRFPISTLDFLLGLVRLRYPEAANFALLNLLGSHDTARVITTFQEGLAGLPGHSGSYAEAVTHLRPALILQLTYPGAPLIYYGDELGMTGGPDPDCRRTMPWEPRAWDQDLLNFYRRLIALRQRLLPLRRGYFQPLFTDDRADVYAYARRLAGERVIVILNAGDLPQAITLAAGELAIADGTTWQDGLSGRYFEVQGGQISLPLEANSGAILYQS; via the coding sequence TTGCTCCTTCACCGTACGTCCCCGCGTTTTTGCCAGCCCCTGGCGCCCGGTAAGCTTCTCCTGCGCTTAAAAACCCGCCGCCGGGCAAAACAGCACTGCCAGGTAGTTTATGAAGACCGGGGCCTGCAAACTGCCCCCATGCATGTCTACGCCCGGACCCCCCATTACCTCTATTACCAGGCAGAAATCGAGCTTTCCCGGCCCGGGGAGTGCCGTTATTTTTTCCGGTACCAGGTAGAAGGCGAGGAACCAGTATACCTTTTTGCCGGCAGTAACGAGCAGGGTGGCCGTCCTTTTACTTACCGCTGGACAGCGGCGGATATCTTTACCATCCCGGAATGGATTTACGACGCCGTCTCCTACCAGATATTTCCCGACCGTTTTTACAACGGTAACCCGGCCAATGACCCTCCCGGGACCCGGCCCTGGGGTGAAGCCCCCACCAGGGAAAACTTCTTCGGCGGTGACCTGGAGGGTATCCAGGCCAAAATACCTTATTTAAAGTTTTTAGGCGTCAACGCCCTCTGGCTCAACCCCATCTTTGCCTCCCCTTCCAACCACCGCTATAATACCAGTGACTACCTGGCCGTTGACCCCGCCCTGGGGGATACGGCTACCTTAAGCCGCCTGGTGGAGTCCCTCCACGCTGCCGGCATGCACCTGATCCTGGACGGGGTCTTTAACCATACGGGGACGGAGTTTTTTGCCTTTAAGGATGTGGTCGCCCGTGGCGCCAGTTCCCCCTATAAAGATTGGTATTATTTCTATGATTTTCCTGTCAGGATGGAACCCAGGCCCAATTATACCTGCTGGTGGGATATTCCCAGCCTGCCCAAACTTAAAGTCAGCAACCCCGAGGTGCGCAATTACCTGCTCCAGGTAGCAACCTACTGGTTGCGGGAGGCCGGCACTGACGGGTGGCGCCTGGATGTGCCCAACGAGATCGAACCTGCCTTCTGGCGCGAATTCCGGCGGCAGGTTAAAGAAACCAACCCCCAGGCCTATATTGTGGGTGAAATCTGGCACGACGCCCGCTTCTGGCTCCAGGGCCGCCTTTTTGATGGCGTGATGAATTATCTCTTTCGCGACCTGGTTCTTGATTACTTCGCCAGGCGGCGTTTCCCCATTTCTACCCTGGACTTCCTCCTGGGCCTGGTCCGCCTGCGCTACCCGGAGGCAGCCAACTTCGCCCTGTTAAACCTGCTGGGCAGCCACGACACGGCGCGGGTGATTACCACCTTCCAGGAAGGCCTGGCTGGCCTCCCCGGACATTCCGGCAGCTATGCCGAAGCCGTTACCCACCTGCGGCCAGCTCTAATCCTCCAGCTTACCTATCCCGGCGCCCCCCTGATTTACTACGGCGATGAGTTAGGAATGACCGGCGGCCCGGACCCCGACTGCCGCCGGACCATGCCCTGGGAACCCCGGGCCTGGGACCAGGACCTGCTAAACTTTTACCGGCGCTTGATTGCCCTGCGGCAGCGGTTGCTGCCTTTAAGGCGCGGCTATTTCCAGCCCTTGTTTACCGACGACCGGGCCGATGTTTACGCCTATGCCCGGCGGCTGGCCGGGGAAAGGGTGATCGTGATCTTAAATGCCGGTGATTTACCTCAGGCCATCACCCTGGCAGCAGGAGAACTGGCAATAGCCGATGGTACGACCTGGCAGGACGGTTTGAGCGGCCGTTACTTTGAAGTGCAGGGGGGCCAGATCAGCCTCCCCCTGGAAGCCAACTCCGGTGCCATTCTTTACCAGAGTTAA
- a CDS encoding polysaccharide deacetylase family protein has protein sequence MKKIAAVLTAVVLLLSLTVIYGKSSSRRPDQEVNTAGSAPAKTAGPETTPVSVTKEAATITPALVATTSSPAKIIYQNKVVVLIYHHLDYQEVPGLVISPQRFRHHLDLLREQGYRAISLDQLRDFLNSGSVPSNAVLITFDDGYESVYQYALPELRARHMPAVSFAIVGYTGQKLGNLQHYGWQEAREMAAAGFITQSHTYNLHNYGLLANGHQGPLLTGPLKDQSPEDFMNMVYQDLTRSREEIEAHLQQPVYALALPYGAASHLAIQAAVRAGFKLVFTTQAGAIVQKSNPLALPRINAGSPAVSASELDIMIRKAAAVETPALTKPQAQTRITGKKANKRI, from the coding sequence GTGAAAAAAATTGCCGCCGTGCTAACGGCTGTCGTTTTGCTATTGTCCTTAACTGTTATTTACGGCAAATCTTCTTCCCGCCGCCCGGACCAGGAAGTAAATACTGCCGGCAGCGCTCCGGCAAAAACTGCTGGCCCTGAAACAACGCCCGTATCCGTAACAAAGGAAGCTGCCACCATAACGCCTGCCCTGGTTGCTACAACCAGCAGCCCCGCCAAGATTATTTACCAGAATAAAGTCGTCGTTCTCATTTACCATCATCTTGATTACCAGGAAGTCCCGGGGTTAGTTATCTCCCCGCAACGCTTTCGCCACCACCTGGATCTGCTCCGGGAACAGGGTTACCGGGCCATCAGCCTGGACCAGTTGCGCGATTTTCTCAATAGTGGCTCCGTGCCTTCTAATGCCGTCCTTATTACCTTTGATGACGGCTATGAAAGCGTCTACCAGTATGCCCTGCCCGAACTGCGCGCCAGGCACATGCCGGCTGTGTCCTTTGCCATTGTCGGCTATACTGGACAAAAACTGGGCAACCTCCAGCATTATGGCTGGCAGGAAGCCAGGGAAATGGCAGCCGCCGGGTTTATCACCCAGTCCCATACTTACAATTTGCATAACTACGGTCTTCTGGCTAACGGCCATCAAGGCCCGCTCCTGACAGGCCCCTTAAAAGATCAAAGCCCGGAAGATTTTATGAACATGGTTTATCAGGACCTGACGCGCTCCCGGGAGGAAATTGAGGCTCACCTGCAGCAACCGGTCTATGCCCTGGCCCTGCCCTATGGCGCAGCCAGCCACCTGGCCATCCAGGCAGCCGTCCGGGCCGGGTTTAAGCTTGTTTTTACTACCCAGGCAGGCGCTATTGTCCAGAAAAGCAACCCCCTGGCCCTGCCCCGGATCAATGCCGGTTCGCCGGCCGTATCGGCCAGCGAACTTGATATAATGATCCGTAAAGCTGCCGCAGTAGAAACTCCTGCTTTAACAAAGCCACAGGCCCAAACCAGGATAACTGGTAAAAAGGCTAATAAAAGGATCTAG
- a CDS encoding energy-coupling factor ABC transporter ATP-binding protein translates to MAKALYTLHNVSYAYDDGRPALEGISLTINAGEKVVLLGANGSGKSTLQRLLDGLIFPRQGTVKFEDQELTEACFEDEDFFLAFRRRVGFVFQNSEAQLFNASVREELAFGPLQLELPAAEVKARVDSLLALLELEALADRPPHKLSGGERKKVALGAVLASNPEVLILDEPTAGLDPRSQRWLVEMLVKLNQAGKTIITATHDLAIVPVIADRVFVLGEDHHLAAAGSPPEILVNRELLMRVNLIDAAFHEHHHQGYFHLHAH, encoded by the coding sequence GTGGCTAAAGCCCTCTATACTCTGCATAATGTCAGCTACGCTTATGACGACGGCCGGCCCGCGTTGGAAGGGATCAGCTTAACCATTAACGCCGGGGAAAAAGTGGTTCTCCTGGGCGCCAACGGCTCGGGCAAGTCCACCCTCCAGCGGCTCCTGGACGGCCTGATTTTCCCCCGGCAGGGAACGGTGAAATTTGAGGACCAGGAACTGACCGAGGCCTGTTTTGAGGATGAAGATTTCTTTCTGGCCTTCCGTCGCCGGGTGGGGTTTGTCTTCCAGAATTCCGAGGCCCAGCTCTTTAACGCCAGCGTCAGGGAAGAGCTGGCCTTTGGCCCCCTGCAGCTGGAATTACCGGCGGCCGAAGTTAAAGCCCGGGTGGATTCCCTCCTGGCCCTGCTGGAACTGGAAGCCCTGGCCGATCGTCCCCCCCATAAACTGAGCGGCGGGGAAAGGAAAAAGGTAGCCCTGGGAGCCGTCCTGGCCAGCAACCCGGAGGTGCTGATCCTCGACGAACCGACGGCCGGCCTGGACCCCCGCAGCCAGCGCTGGCTGGTGGAAATGCTGGTTAAACTAAACCAGGCCGGCAAGACCATCATCACCGCCACCCACGACCTGGCTATTGTCCCGGTAATTGCCGACCGGGTTTTCGTCCTGGGGGAAGACCACCACCTGGCAGCAGCAGGCTCGCCCCCGGAAATCCTAGTCAACCGCGAGCTCTTGATGCGGGTCAACCTTATTGACGCAGCCTTCCATGAGCACCACCACCAGGGCTATTTCCACCTGCACGCCCATTAA
- the cbiQ gene encoding cobalt ECF transporter T component CbiQ: MPAENLPSWLRQNNYAPVRIGGSKRRPGFGEKTLQDLAHFGQEVLFAEELAARRGWLQGLDPRLKLVGLLWLAVVAGLARHPFTLVSIYGGVILLAYLSRIPLGPYLKRVWLFVPLFTGIMVFPSLFNWVRPGEPLVVLLHLGGPVNLGPWQLPADLAITRQGLAGAGLLILRVGVTVSLAFLVTMTTRWAALLRALRVLRVPRIFVLIFSMTYRYIFLLLKTTEEMFTARQSRLVGKSDIKMNRHFLAGAMGNLLTRAYALSEEVYQAMVARGYRGEGRCLEDFSLAPGDYWRFAGIILAGLILLGGDYYLGG; this comes from the coding sequence ATGCCCGCTGAAAATTTACCATCCTGGTTAAGGCAAAACAACTATGCACCCGTCCGCATCGGGGGCAGCAAACGGCGGCCGGGTTTTGGCGAGAAGACCCTACAGGACCTGGCCCACTTTGGCCAGGAGGTCCTTTTTGCCGAGGAACTGGCCGCCCGCCGGGGCTGGCTCCAGGGCCTGGATCCCAGGTTAAAGCTTGTGGGCTTGCTGTGGCTGGCCGTGGTGGCCGGCCTGGCCCGCCACCCCTTTACCCTGGTTAGCATATACGGGGGGGTAATTCTCCTGGCTTACCTTTCACGGATACCTTTAGGCCCATATCTAAAGCGCGTCTGGCTCTTTGTGCCCCTGTTTACGGGGATAATGGTTTTTCCCTCCCTCTTTAACTGGGTGCGCCCGGGCGAGCCCCTGGTGGTCCTGTTGCACCTGGGAGGGCCTGTAAACCTGGGGCCCTGGCAACTGCCGGCGGATCTGGCCATTACCCGCCAGGGCCTGGCCGGGGCCGGGCTCCTCATCCTCCGGGTGGGAGTGACTGTCTCCCTGGCTTTCCTGGTGACCATGACCACCCGCTGGGCGGCCCTGCTCAGGGCCCTGCGGGTTTTACGGGTACCCAGGATTTTTGTCCTGATTTTTAGCATGACCTATCGTTATATCTTCCTGCTGCTCAAAACCACAGAAGAGATGTTTACAGCCCGCCAGAGTCGCCTGGTGGGCAAGTCAGATATAAAAATGAACCGCCATTTCCTGGCCGGGGCCATGGGAAACCTCCTGACCAGGGCATATGCTTTAAGCGAAGAAGTCTACCAGGCCATGGTGGCCCGGGGCTATCGCGGGGAAGGACGTTGCCTGGAAGATTTCAGCCTGGCTCCGGGGGACTACTGGCGCTTCGCCGGGATCATCCTGGCGGGATTAATCCTTTTAGGTGGCGATTATTACCTTGGTGGCTAA